The genome window TCGCTCACGCCAGCCGGGCGCAGGCCGCCAGAACGTCCAGCTCGTTCAGGCCCGAAAGGCTCGGCACGCGCAGGATTGTCACCTCCGGCCCCTTCTGTCCGCACAGTTTCGGATCGGAGGCATGGGAATACAGAACCACACAGCGGCATCCGGCCACAGCGGCCAGATGCATCGGTCCGGTATCGTTGCCGACGGCGATCTCGGCGCGGCGCGCCAGGCTTGCCAGTTGGAACAGATCCGTCCGGCCAGTTAGGTCCAGCGCATCCGGGCAGGCGGCGGCGATGGCGCTGGTCCATTCGGCATCCGCCGCGGTGCCGATCAGTACCGGGGTCAGGCCCTCGGCGACCCAGCGCGCGGCCAGTGCCGCAAACCGATCGGCGGGCCAGCGTTTTTCCGGCCGGTGCGGTGCGCCGCCCGGTACCAGCAGACCGATGCGCCCCGGCAGGTTCAGACCCGACAGATCGGCATTCATCCAGCCGACATCGGGCATCGGCACCTCCCGGATCCCGGCCATCGCCAGTTGCTCGCGCTGACGCTCCAGCGTGTGCATGCCGTTCCGTGCCGGATTGTCATGCGGATGAGACGCGCCGGGGGCTATGCCCGACAGACAGGGGCGATCCGGCCAAAGCAGCCACCAGTAGAAGCCCGACCTGTCC of Alphaproteobacteria bacterium contains these proteins:
- a CDS encoding glycosyltransferase family 9 protein, which encodes MAELPTGLKRVLIIKLGALGDFVQAMGPFQAIRKALPAAEITLLTTRPFAGLAEKSGWFDTVWIDDRPRGPLGYLALRSRLRGGRFDMVFDLQTSDRSGFYWWLLWPDRPCLSGIAPGASHPHDNPARNGMHTLERQREQLAMAGIREVPMPDVGWMNADLSGLNLPGRIGLLVPGGAPHRPEKRWPADRFAALAARWVAEGLTPVLIGTAADAEWTSAIAAACPDALDLTGRTDLFQLASLARRAEIAVGNDTGPMHLAAVAGCRCVVLYSHASDPKLCGQKGPEVTILRVPSLSGLNELDVLAACARLA